GCCCGGGTCAGCGCTCGCGGCGCGCGGTCACCGTGAACTGCGCGCCGTCGTGGTCCCGCAGCACCGCCTCGTCGCTGCTCTGGGACAGGACGCTGCCGCCGTGCAGTTCCGCCGCGCGGGCGCAGCCCTCCACGTCGTCGACGGAGAAGTGCACCTGCCAGTGCGGCCGGATCGCGGGGTCGGGGGCCGCCTCCAGGGCGCCGGACTCGATCCGGGCCACCACGTCCCCGCGGCTGCGCAGCACCACCTCCCCGCCCTCGTAGTGGACCTCGCAGCAGCCGGGCCGCTCCGTCGCCCATTCGAGGATCTCGCCGTAGAAGATCGCCGCGTCGAAGGCGTCACGGGTGTGGAGCGTGATGAAGGCCGGCTGGGCGTTGCGCCAGGTCTCCCAGTCGGTGAAGAGGTCGCCCTCCCAGATGCCGAAGGTCGCCCCGTCCCGGTCGGCCAGCAGCGCCGCCCGCCCCGGCGGCAGGGAGATCGGACCGACCGCGACCGTGCCCATGCGCTCCTGCACCCGCGCGACCGCCGCGTCCGCGCTGCGCACCGCGAAGTACGGCGTCCACGCCACGGCCATCTGCCACATGGCCGCCACCCCCGCGATCCCGGCCACCGGCGAGCCGTCGACCAGCGCGATCCGGAACCGGTCGCCGAGCTTGGCCGGCCGCCACTGCCAGCCCAGCACGGCGCCGTAGAACTCCTCGGTCGCCTGGACGTCACGGCTCGTCAGGCTGACCCAACAGGGCGCGCCGAACACGGACTGTGATGAGACGACGTCCTTGGTGCCGGAGGAGGTGGGCATCTCGTGGTTCATGGCAGTCGCGTCCTGATCTCGTCGGCCTGGCAGCCACCGGAGGATTGACACCAGTGTCCAACCGGAACCCCTGTGGGCGCCTGCCGAGTACCCCGGCGGGGGCGCCGAAACGGCGTCCGGCCTGGTCCGCCCCGGTGGCACCGGGCGGGCCGAGTGACGACGATGGATGGGACAGACACTGCGTCAAGGTACTCAAGCACCCGCTGGGGCCTCCGGCGCAGCGGCGCACCGGACCCGGAGGTGACCATGCCCACGGACGGAGGCTCGGATCGGATCGTCGCGCTGCAGGAGGAGGTCCAGCAGCTGAAGGAGGCGGTCGCCTCCCACGCCGTCGTGGACCAGGCGATCGGCATGGTCGTCGCGCTCGGCCGGATCTCCCCCGACCAGGGGTGGGCCGTGCTGAAGGAGGTCTCCCAGCACACCAACATCAAGCTGCGCAACGTCGCGGAACTGATCCTCGTCTGGGGGCGCACGGGCGTGATGCCCGAGGAGATCCGGGCCGCCCTGGAAGAGGCCCTGGATCGCGCCGGACCGACGCAGATCCCGGGCTCGCCGCCACAACTGTGATCCCCGGCGGCGCCCGCTTTCACCGGGCCTCGGCCAGCAGTTCCTCACGCAGATGGGCGAAGCAGCTGCTGAGCAATCGGGAGACGTGCATCTGTGAGATGCCGAGCTGCTCCGCGATGCGGCTCTGCGTCATGCCCTTGAAGAACCGCAGATAGAGAATGATCCGCTCGCGCTCCGGCAGTGCCTCGAGACAGGGCCTGACGGCGACGCGGTTGACGACGGTGTCGAAGGCCGGGTCGGGCCCGCCGATCGCGTCCCCGAGGGCGTACCCGTCGGTCCCGGGCATCTCCGCCTCCAGCGACAGCGCGGAGAAGCACTCCAGGGCCTCCATGCCGGTGCGCACCTCGCCCTCGGTGAGCTGGGCGTACTCGGCGATCTCGGCGATCGTGGGGGAGCGCCCCGGGGTGGTCTGCGCCAGCTCCTTGGAGGCGTGCCGCACCCGGTTGCGCAGGTCCTGGACCCGGCGGGGCACGTGCAGTGTCCACATGTGGTCACGGAAGTGGCGCTTGATCTCGCCGGTGACCGTCGGTACCGCGTACGCCTCGAAGGCGTTGCCGCGGGCCGGGTCGTAGTGGTCGACCGCCTTCACCAGGCCGAGAGCCGCCACCTGGTACAAGTCCTCCAGGGCCTCGCCACGGCCCCGGAAGCGGACGGCGATCCGCTCGGCCATGGGGAGCCAGGCCTCGACAAGCTCGTCCCGCAGGGTTTTGCGCTCGGGCCCCTCGGGCAGCCGCGCGAGGCGCGCGAACGCCGCGGCGGTGTCGGGGGCGTCGTCGTGGGGGTGCGTTCGGGTGCTGCCGGCGATACGCATGGTGCGTACCTCCCTGAGCAGGTGCTGAGTATGGACAGACACCGTGGGAAACGCGGCCTCGGACTTCTCGGAAAAGCACCGGGGGCCCGGGCGGCCGGCTCCCCACGCACGTGCCTCCTGTCCGAAGCACTAGTAATTCAGACAATACGGCATTTGGGGGACGTGGGCGCTCTCGCGGTCGCGGCAATTCCGGGGCGCCTCCTGACCTCGCTCGACCTCACCCCGGGCCGATCGGCTCTGCCGCAGAGCCGATCGGCCGCATGGAGCGGAGACCTTCCCCGACGAGCCGGCCGACGCGCTCGCCGGCGTCCGGCGGCCGATCCGGCGGCGCCTACGACGGCAGCCGCCCGGCCCGCGGCCCCCCGGCGGGCCGCCGACGCCCTGCACGGGCTCCTTCTCGGCACCCCTCACCACTTCCGGGTCCTGTTCGTCGCGGCCGCGCTCGGCGTCACCCTGGCCTCGGCCGCTGGGCTGTCCGGCCCATGGATCTTCACTCGTGGAAGTGATGTGCGGCACGCCGGTGCAAGCGCTTTCTCCGTCCGGTTCCGGATAATTGCTGGGCACGGCTTGATCACCGATCAAAAAGGATGAACTGCCTGGCCACAGCGCATTCTGCTCATTTGACAGTGCGCTGAGACCACAGATAGGAAGCAGCTTCAGAGGTCGAGAGGGTGCAGCGTGTACGAGCCGAACGTGGTCGGGGACTGGCAGGAGTACGACGAGCATGCCGGTCTGCGCGTCCGCGTCCACCGTCTGGAACTGGCCGAGCCGCCCCGCGGCCGGGACGACGCCGCCGACGGGCTGACGTACTTCTGCCTCCGGGTGACGGTCGAGAACCGCGGCAACCGCCATCTCGGCGTCCACCTCGAGGACGGCCAGATCGACGTCCGGCTCGGCCCGGACGGGGAGAGCGCCTTCATCGACTGGCGCAACTCACAGTTCATCGAGGGCTTCGACGTCTATCCGCTGCGCCGGGCCACCGCCGTGCTCTACGCGGCGGGTGCCGAGGCCGCGTTGAGCCTCGTCGACGTCCAGGTGCAGTTGCGCGTCGAGGAGGAGTGGACCGAGCGCCGGCTGTGGGCGGGCGGCATCGGGGCGCACGAGGGAGCCGTCGGCGGCCAGCAGGGCGCGGTGCGGGACAGCCTGGCGCACCAGGTGAGCGTCTTTTTGCGGGACCAGGCGGAGGAAGGCACCGCCTGATCCGGCGTCAGGGCGTCGCGGAGGTCAGTGCGGGATGCCGTCGATGATCTCGCGGGCACCCTGTCGCAGCAGGGCCACGGCGACCGAGGTGCCGAGCGTGGCCGGGTCGAGGCGGCCCGCCCACTCGTGGGCGTTCAGCCGCGTCTTGCCGTCCGGGGTGAACACACAGGCCCGCAGGGACAGTTCGCCGCTGCGGTCCACCTGCGCGAACCCGGCGATGGGGCTGTTGCAGTGTCCCTGGAGCACATGCAGGAACATGCGCTCGGCGGTGGTCTCCCGGTAGGTGTCCGGGTCGCCGAGACCGCTCACCGCGTCGATCAGCGCGGCGTCGTCCTCGCGGCACTGCAACGCCAGGACACCCGCGCCGATGGGCGGCATCATCGTCTCGGTCGAGAGGGTCTCGCTGATCACGTCCTCACGGCCGATGCGCTCGAGGCCGGACACCGCGAGCAGCAGGGCGTCCGCCTCCCCGGCGGCCAGCTTCGCCAGACGCCGGTTGGCGTTGCCGCGGAACGGCACGCACTCCAGGTGCGGATGCGTGGCGGCCAGCTGGGCGACGCGGCGCACCGAGGAGGTGCCGATCCGCGTCCCGGCCGGCAGCTCGTCCAGGGTCAGCCCGCCCGGGTGGATCAGGGCGTCACGGATGTCGTCCCGCTTGAGGAACGCGGCGAACACCGTCCCCGCCGGGAGCGGCCGGTCGGCGGGCACGTCCTTCACGCAGTGCACGGCGAGGTCGGCCTCGCCGGCCAGCAGCGCCGCGTCGACCTCCTTGGTGAACGCGCCCTTGCCCTCGACCTGGGAGAGATCGCCCATCCACTTGTCGCCGGTGGTCTTCACCGGTACGACCTCGGTGCGCACTCCGGGATGGGCGGCGGCCAGCTCGGCCCGGACGCGCTCCACCTGGGCGAGGGCCATGGGGGAGTCGCGGGAGACGATACGAATCAGTTCGGGGACGGACATGCGGCCACGATAGACCCTTTCGCGGGGGCGTTCGTGCCGTACCTCCTCCGACTGCCGGGCGTCGGGCGTCAGTTCGGAACGGGTGGATCACGCGGCGGAGACCCGGTCCGGCCGGAGGTCCGGACCGGGCCCGCAGGCGTCAGGCGTACGGATCGAAGGCGATGCCGGAGGGCTTGGCCGACGCCAGATGGTTGGCGAAGCCGGCGTCCTTCAGGCCGAAGTTGGCGCTGCCGAAGTTGTGGGACGTGAGCTTGTCGCGCACCCCGGCCGGGTAGCCGTTCCAGCCGACCAGCGCCGGGTACTGCCAGGTGCGCTTGTGGTTCTCCGGCGGTTCGTCGTTGGCGTTGGCCGCCCGGAAGCAGTGCGTGCTGATGCCGTCCTTGTGGTAGACGATCTTCGCGTGCGTGCCGTCGAAGCGGATCGCGGACGCCGCGTGCACGGTGAACGAGCCGTGGTTGGACGTCGACACGTACTTGACCTGGTTGTCCTGCACGAACACGGCGACGTGCTCGAAGTCGTGCCGGTGGCCGCCGATGCTGCTCCCGGCCACGGCCTGGTCCTTCTCGAAGTAGAGCGCGTACAGGATCGCGCACCAGCCGTTGTTGCACTTGGAGCGCGCGTAGCCGTTGGTGTTGTCGAGGTCCGAGGCGTCCCGGCAGTTGCCGTTCAGGGCGCCGGTCGGATTGAGCCCGCCGTTCACGGTGCCGTCCGGTCCGATCGCGGGCGTGGAGTAGCAGCCGTCGGTGTCGTAGTCGTAGGCGGGCTGGTACGTCTGCTCCAGCGTGTCCGCGTTGGCGGGCAGCGCCGAGGGCGGGGCCGCGTAGGCCGTGGCGGGGACCGCGAGGACGAGGGCGGCGGCACCGGCCGCTCCGGCGAACCATCTCCTGCGGTGGTGGGCGAACGGGCGTGACGACACTGCGTCCTCCTCGGTCCGGGCGCAGCCCAACGGCTGTGGGGGAAAGGGAGGTTCAGCTTCCAGGCTGAACGCGTCCATGCCAAGAGGGGTGGCGGGTCTCAACGGTGAATCACAGACCAACAGTTGGCCGTCGGCCGCCGTTTCAGGCCAGGTCGTCCGGGATGTCGGCCGCCGCGTCCTCGGGTGCCAGGTCGGGCCGGAGCCGCAGCCAGGACGGCTGCCTCAGCATCCCCTCCCGGGTGCGGGTGCTGTAGCGGACCTCGCCGACCAGGCGGGGCAGGACCCAGTGCGCACCCGGAGCGCGCGGGGCGGGATCGAAGGGGCACACGTCGGTCGCGGCGGCCCGCAGCAGCCCGGCCAGTTCCGTGCGTTCGGCCTCGCTCCAGCCGGTGCCGACGCTGCCGACGTAGCGCAGCCGTCCGGCGGCACGCTGCCCGACCAGCACCGCGCCGGGCAGGCCGGTGAGCCGCCCCTTGCCCGGCTGCCAGCCGCCGACCAGGACGTCCTCGGTGCGCATGTTGCGGATCTTGATCCAGGCCCGGGAGCGGACGCCCGGCTCGTACACCGAGTCCAGCCGCTTGCAGACCAGGCCCTCCAGACCGTGCTCCCGGGTGGCGCGCAGGGCTTCGGCGCCGTGTCCGACGAGGGCCCGCGGGGTCGACCAGGAGGGGCCGGAGAGGCCGAGGTCCTCCAGCGTCGCGCGGCGTCGTACGTAGGGGACCCTGAGGAGGGATTGGCCCTGCAGGTGCATCACGTCGAACAGCACGAGATGGACCGGGACCTCCGCGGCCCGCCGGGCGGCCCTCGCGGGTGCGTGCGCCAGACCCATCCGGGACTGGAGCAGCTGGAAACTGGCGCGGCCCTGGTCGTCCAGCGCCATGATCTCGCCGTCCAGCACGGCGGATGTGGTGCCGAGCGCGGTGCCCAGCGGCCGGAGTTCGGGGTAGGCGGCCGTGATGTCGTCCCCGGAGCGGGCACGCAGCCGTACGCTGCCGTCCCCGGGCAGATAGACCACCACGCGCTGGCCGTCCTGCTTGGTCTCGTAGGCCCAGCGCGTGTCCTGCGCGGCGGGCGGCAGGGTGCCGGACGTGGCGAGCATGGGCGGGATCAGCGGCAGGTCCACGGGTGAGGTGTCGACGAGCCGGCCGGCGCTCACGCGTGTTCGCGGCCTGTTTCCCCTGAACGGCGCCCCGCGACGATTTAGTTGAGTTACGCAACGAGATGGTAGTCTGGTGCTCATGTCCACACCACTGCTCCCCGGCGCCCCCTCCCCGGAAGTGATCGAGATCGAGCGCGCGCTCACCCGCATCACCTACCTGAGCACGCGCGCCCGGCAGCACGACCGGCTGATGGCCCTGGCGGGGGTGCCGCTGGACCGTGCCGCCGTCGCGCTGCTCCGGCAGATCGCCGACTCCGAGCCGCTGCGGCCCGGGGAGCTCGCCGTCCGGCTGGGCGTGGAGGCCTCGCACGTCACGCGCACGGTGCAGCAGTTGCAGAAGTCCGGGTACGTCACCCGCGTCCCCGACCCGGACGACCGCCGCGCCCAGCGCATCGAACTCACCGACGCCGGCGGCGAGGCCATCGCCAAGGTCCGCGACGCCGGGGTCCGCGGCATGCAGCTGGCCCTCTCGGACTGGTCGCCCGAGGAGCTGCGCCACCTCGCGACGCTCTTCCACCGCATGGTCGACGACTTCCTCGCCCACTCCGTCGACGAGGAGGGCGAACCCCAGTCGGCCCGAGCCGGCACGGTGTGAGCCCCCGGCCGGGCCGGGCCCGTCACGGCGTGCACGGCGCGGCACCGCCGGAGCCCCGCCCCCGGTCGGACGCGCCGTCTGGCCGTTCCTGAGCGCCCGTCACCCCTTCATGGCGCCACCGGATCCCGCGGATCCGCCCGCTCGGCCACCGCCGGCGCCGGCTCGCGCAGACGGCACAGCAGCAGCCGGCCCAGCGCGGGCAGTGCGACGAGGGGCAGCAGGGCCGTGCGCAGAGACGTCGCGTCGGCCAGGGCGCCGAGCGCGGGGGCCGCGAGGCCGCCGACGCTCACCGTCAGGCCCAGCGTGACCCCGCTCGCGGTGCCCACGCGCCGGGGCAGGAAGTCCTGGCCCAGCGTGATGTGCAGCGAGAACGGCACATACAGGCCCGCCGACGTCAGGGCCACGAACACGTACACCGGCGGCCCGGGCACCAGGACCAGCCCGGCCACGGCCAGGACCGTCAGGGCGTACGACCGGCGCACCACCGCCGTCCGCCCGTACCGCTCCGCCAGCCGGCCCCCGGCCAGCGTGCCGACCGCGCCACCGGCGTAGAGCACGAACAGGGCCGCCGTACCGGCCCCCTCCCCGCCACCGGTGCGCTCCCGCACATAGAGGGAGACGAACGTGCTCAGGCCGACGAACACCACCGAGCGGCAGACCACGGCCCCCGACAGCCGCAGGAAGGACGGCCAGTCGTCCTCGCCGACGGCGGTGGACGCACCGGAACTCCCGGCGCCGGACCCCGCCGAGCGCACCGCCGCCGCGCACAGCGCCGCCCCCGCCAGGGCGGGGACGACCAGCAGGGGAGAGGCGCCCAGCCCGCCCGTGCCCACCACGGCGAGGACCAGCAGAGGTGCCAGGGCGAAGCCGGCGTTGCCGCCGAAGGAGAACCAGCCCATGGCCGTGTGCCGGCCCCGGGCGGCGACCCGCGCCACCCGCGCGGCCTCGGGATGGTAGGCGGCCACCCCCACCCCCGACACGGCCACCACCGCCAGGGTCAGCGCGTAGGAGCCGGTCACCCCGCTCAGGGCGACACCCGCCCCGGCCGTCAGCGCGCTCAGCGGCAGCAGCCACGGCATCGCCCACCGGTCGGTGAGCACCCCGAACAGCGGCTGTACCAGCGACGACAGCAGGGACGCCGCCAGGACGACGCCCGAGGCGGCGGCATAGGAGTAGGCACGCTCGGCGACGAAGTACGGGACCAGGGCGGCCACGGCCCCCTGGTACACATCCACACAGGCGTGCCCCGAGGACATCAGGGCGACGGGTCGAACGCGTCTCGAAGTGGTCACCCGGCGATCGTCTTCCGCCGGCCGTGTGGCCCGCTTCCGATAATCTGCCGGACTGTGCCGAACATCCGCCACACTCCCACGGCCCCCACCCGCGCCCAGCGGCTCACCGCCGGCGAGCGCATCGACGCCCACCGCCACGACGACCACCAGATCGTCTACGCGGGCACCGGCGTCGTCGCCGTCACCACCGACGCCGGCACCTGGTTCGCCCCCGGCACCCGCGCCATCTGGGTCCCCGCCGGCACCGTCCACGCCCATCGCGCCCACGGCCGGCTCGACCTGCACCTGGTCGGCCTGCCCGCCACCGACAACCCCCTCCGCCTGGACCACCCCGCCGTCCTCGCCGTCAGCCCCCTGCTGCGCGAGCTGATCCTCGCCTACACCCGCGACCCCGGCGACGACAGCCCCGAGCGCCGCCGGCTGCGCGCCGTCCTGCGTGACCAACTGCGCCACTCGCCCCAGCAGCCGCTGCGCCTGCCCACCCCCGCCGACCCGCGCCTGGCCGCCGTCTGCGCCCTCGTGCACGCCGACCCGGCCGACGTGCGCACCCTCGCCGAACTCGGGGCCGCGACCGGGGTGGGGGAGCGGACCCTGAGCCGGCTCTTCCGCGGCGAGTTCGGCATGACGTTCCCTCAGTGGCGCACCCAGTCGCGGCTCTACCACGCCCTGCGGATGCTGGCCGACGGCCTGCCCGTCACGACCGTGGCCCACCGCTGCGGCTGGTCCTCTGCCAGCGCCTTCATCGACGTCTTCCGCCGCGCCTTCGGCTACACCCCGGGCAGCCACCACCGGCACTCCCGGGACCCGGTGAACTGACCCGACTACCGACCGGTAATAATGCGCGGCAGGCCTTCAGAGGAGGAACCGTGTCCCGGTCCGAACGCTCGCCCCTGCTGCTCGCCGGCCTCCTGGCCACCGCGGGCGTCGCCCACTTCGCCCGACCACGCCCGTTCGACGCGATCGTCCCGCGCGGCCTGCCCGGCACGCCGAGGGCCTGGACCTACGCGAGCGGCGCCGCCGAGCTCGCGCTGGCCGCCGGCCTGGCCCTGCCGCGCACCCGCAAGGCCGCCGCGCTGGCCACGGCGGCCTTCTTCGTCGGGGTGTTCCCCGCCAACGTCAAGATGGCCGCCGACTTCCGCCACCACCCCACCCCGCAGAAGGCCGCCGCCTTCGGACGCCTGCCCCTGCAGGTGCCGCTCGTGCTCTGGGCCCGCGGCGTCGCCCGGAACGCCGGGGGCAGGTCGTGACCGCGCGCGTGGAGACCGGGGACAAGGCCGAGGACTTCGCCCTGCCCGACGAGACCGGCACCGTCCGCAGCCTGTCCGAGCTGCTCGCCGAGGGCCCCGTCGTGCTCTTCTTCTATCCGGCCGCCCTGACCCCCGGCTGTACCGCCCAGGCCTGCCACTTCCGTGACCTCGCCGCCGAGTTCGCCGCCGTCGGGGCCCGCCCCGTCGGCATCAGCGGCGACGACGTCGAGCGCCAGCAGGAGTTCGCCGGACGGCACGGCCTCGGCATGCCGCTGCTGTCCGACGCCGACGGCGCGGTCCGCGAACGGTTCGGGGTGAAGCGCGGGTTCTCCCTGGCGCCCACCAAGCGCACCACGTTCGTCATCGCCCAGGACCGCACCGTCCTCGACGTCGTCCGCAGCGAACTGCGCATGAACGCACACGCCGACCGGGCGCTCACCGCACTGCGCGCCCACCGGCCCTGACGCCTTCACGCATACCGCCTCGCGGTTGATAGCGGGCGGTAAAGGGATGATCCTGGACGAATGGAGGACGCCTCCGCTGCTGCGACCATCGACGCACGCGGCATTCTGACGGGGTGGAGCGAGGGTGCCCGGCGGCTGACAGGCCATCCGGCCCATGAGGCCGTGGGCCGCGCCGCCCGGGAGCTGCTCGCCGAGGCCGTGCCACCCGAGGCCGTGGCCCCGCGGGCCGGCACGGTCACAGTGCGGCACCGCGACGGCCACCAGGTCGGACTCCGGGCCAGGGCCTGCGCCCTGACGGGCCCGGACGGCGAGGCGAGCGGATACGTGATCACCGCCGCGCCGCCCGGCCGCGGGGAGACCTCCCTCCCCTCGACGGCGACCATGGGCCGGCTGGTCACGGCCGTCCGCACCTTCGCCGACGTGGACCTCCCGCCCGACGAGCTCCTCACCCACCTCGACGACCTGATCACCCATCTCGCCTCGGACGACCAGGGCGACGGGGTCGCCGAACTCGGCGCGACCTGCCTCTACGCCGTCTACGACCCCGTCACACGCCGGCTGAAATGGCCGCCGCCGGGCACCCCGCGCCCGCCCTGGTGCTGCCCGACGGATCCGCCCGGCTGATCCCCATGAGCGCGGGCCCCCCGCTGGGCGTGGGAGGCCTGCCGTTCGAGGCGACGGAGCTCCAGCTGCCCGAGGGCTCCGTCGTCTCCCTCTCCACCGACGGACTCGTCGAGGACCGCGCCCGCGACGTCGACCACGCCACCGCCGAGCTGTGCCGCGCCCTGACCGCGCCCGCCGCACTGGTCACCAACGCCATCCGGTACGGCGCCCCGCCCATCCAGCTCCGCCTGATCCGGGACAGGGACCAGACCCTCATCTGCGAGGTGTCCGACGGCAGTTCGACCTCCCCCCACCTGCGGCGGGCGCACCAGGACGACGAGGGGGCCGGGGGCTGCTGCTGGTCGCCCAGCTCACCCAGCGCTGGGGCAGCCGGCAGACCACCCGGGGCAAGACGATCTGGTGCGAACGGTCCCTCGCACCGCTGTTCTGACCGGCCGGCTCAGTCCCCGGCCGCCTCCGAGGCGACCTGCCCGAGCGTGCGGCCGGACATGGCCGAGCGGGCTCGCCGGGAATCGGGAGCCCCGTGCGTACGGGCCGAGCCCTCGGCCCGCTTCACCAGCAGCCAGGCCTGCTCGCCCTCGCCGTCCCGCCCGCCGCGGAACCGGGTCAGGGCGTACTCGCCGTGCAGCTTGGAACCGCTCAGCCGGAACGTGGCGTGCCCGCGCTCCAGCGACTGAGCGAAGTCGACGGGCCGGCCCGCGCGGTCGTGGCTCAGCGGCTCGTACGTGCCGTGGTCCCAGACGATCACCGTGCCGCCGCCGTACTCACCGCGGGGGATCACGCCCTCGAACTCCTCGTACTCCAGCGGATGGTCCTCCGTGGGCACGGCCAGCCGCTTGTCCTTCGGGTCGGCCGACGGGCCCCTGGGGACCGACCAGGACTTCAGCACGTCGTCCACCTGCAACCGGAAGTCGAAGTGCATCGTGCTCGCGTCGTGGATCTGCACCACGAACCGGGGCCGCTCACCCGCGGACCCACCGTGTCCCCGGGGCTCGCCGGTCCGCTCGAAGTCGCGCTTGCCGCGGTAGTCCCGCAGCCGGTCCCGCTCGGCCACCTGCGGCTCCTTCCTGCTTCGGGCGCCCCGGGTACCCGTCAGAACTCCTCGTGCACCTCGGGGTCCCCGCCGAGCCTGCGCCGCGGCCTGTCCGCGACGGCCCGCATCTCGTCCTCGCTCAGCTCGAAGCCGAAGATGTCGATGTTGGCGCGCTGCCGCTCCGGGTTCGCCGACTTCGGGATCGGTACCGCGCCCAGCTGGACGTGCCAGCGCAGCACGACCTGCCCCGGCGACACCCCGTGCGCCTCGGCGATCCGCGCCACTGCGGGGTCCTCCAGCAGGTCCGTGCCCCGCCCCAGCGGGCTCCAGCTCTCGGTGACGATGCCCTTGCCCGCGTGGAAGGCGCGCAGCTCCTCCTGCGGCAGCATCGGGTGCAGCTCGATCTGGTTGACCGAGGGCAGCACCCCGGTCTCCTTCTCCAGCCGCTCGATGTGCCCGGCCGTGAAATTGGAGACGCCGATCGACCGGACGAGTCCCTCCTCGCGCAGCTTGATCATGGCCTTCCAGGAGTCGACGTACCGGTCCATCCGCGGCAGCGGCCAGTGGATCAGGTACAGGTCGACGTACTCCAGGCCCAGGCGGGCCCGTGACTCCTCGAAGGACGCGAGGGTCTCCTCGTAGCCGTGGTGCCGGCCCGGGAGCTTCGTCGTCACGACGATCTCCTCGCGCGGCACCACGCCGGAGGCCACGGCGCGGCCGACCCCCGTCTCGTTGCGGTAGTTCGTCGCGGTGTCGATCAGGCGGTAGCCCACCTCCAGGGCCGAGAGCACCGCCTGCTGCGCCTCGTCGTCGCCGAGCGGCCAGGTCCCCAGCCCCAGGGCGGGGAGCGTCGTTCCGTCGTTGAGCGTGTATGTCGGGATGCTGATCACCGTCGGACCTTCCCGTTGACTGTGTCGTCCCTCCAGCGTCACGGATAGGGTGAGCAATGATCAACCGGACGGGTGGGGGAATGAAGGCGGCGGACGGCATGGGCAGCGCCGAGGAGAAGCAGGCGACGGGATCGGGACGACCCACCTCACGGGACGTCGCACGGCTCGCCGGCGTGTCGCACACCGCCGTGTCCTTCGTGTTCAACGGCCGGGCCGCCGGCAACCTCTCGCCCGCGACCCAGGAACGCATCCGGCAGGCCGCCACCCAGCTGGGCTACCGGCCCGACCCCGTCGCCCGCGGCCTGCGCCGCAGCCGTACGGCCGTGATCGGACTGGTCACCGACGAGATCGCCTCCTCCCCGTTCGCCGGACGACTGCTGCGCGGCGCCATGGACACCGCCTGGGCCAGCGAGCACCTGGTCCTCACCGTCGACTCCGGGGGCGACCCGGACAAGGAGGACGCCGCGGTCGCCGAGCTCCTCGACCGGCGCGTCGACGGCATCATCTACGCCGCCATGTCGCTGCGCAGCGTCCGGGTCCCCGAGGGCCTGCACCGCACCCACTCCGTCCTCGCCAACTGCCTGCCCGAGGACGACTCGCTGCCCGCCGTCATCCCCGCCGAGCGCGCCGGCGGCCGTACGGCGGCCCGGCTGCTGCTGGAGCAGGGCCACCGGCGGGTCGCGCTCGTGGGCGGGCAGGACGACATCGCCTCCGCGGAGCGGCTGCGCGGCTTCCGCGACGCGCTGCGCGCCGAGGGCATCACCGTCCCGCGCGACTGGGTGGTGCGCACCGGAGGAGAGATCTCCGGCGGCTACGAGGGCGCCGCACGCCTCCTGGACAACGCCCCGCCCGAGCTCAGGCCCACCGGGATCTTCGCCTACAACGACCGGGTCGCGGCGGGCGTCCTGCACGCCGCGACCCGGCTCGGCATCACCGTCCCCGGCGACCTGTCGGTGGTGGGCTACGACGACCAGGAGCACATGGCCGCGCACCTCGCGCCGCCCCTCACCACCATTGCGCTGCCCCACCGGGCGATGGGGGAGGCCGCCGCGCGGCTGCTCCTCGACTCCCTCGCCACCGGCCGGACCCCGCCCGCCACGGTGCGGCGCCTGGCCTGCCCGGTGATCAGCCGCGCGTCGGTGGGACCAGCGCCCATCCGGTGACGGTCGCGCCGGGTGGCACGCTCAACTCCCCGATGTCGTCCGCGCGGGCGTAGACGCGCTCGGTGACCGTGGCCCGGTCGCCCACGAACAGCTCGTACAGCGAGCCGTCGACGAGGACGCGCAGGGTGAGTTCCTCGCCCGGCGGCACCGGGACGACGACCGGTGCCGCGGCCTCCTCGCGGGGCCACCCGTCCCGGTTCAGCGTCACCGTGCCCGCGTCCGGGTCCAGGGTGACCGTCAGCTCGTCG
The Streptomyces tuirus genome window above contains:
- a CDS encoding MFS transporter: MSSGHACVDVYQGAVAALVPYFVAERAYSYAAASGVVLAASLLSSLVQPLFGVLTDRWAMPWLLPLSALTAGAGVALSGVTGSYALTLAVVAVSGVGVAAYHPEAARVARVAARGRHTAMGWFSFGGNAGFALAPLLVLAVVGTGGLGASPLLVVPALAGAALCAAAVRSAGSGAGSSGASTAVGEDDWPSFLRLSGAVVCRSVVFVGLSTFVSLYVRERTGGGEGAGTAALFVLYAGGAVGTLAGGRLAERYGRTAVVRRSYALTVLAVAGLVLVPGPPVYVFVALTSAGLYVPFSLHITLGQDFLPRRVGTASGVTLGLTVSVGGLAAPALGALADATSLRTALLPLVALPALGRLLLCRLREPAPAVAERADPRDPVAP
- a CDS encoding AraC family transcriptional regulator, yielding MPNIRHTPTAPTRAQRLTAGERIDAHRHDDHQIVYAGTGVVAVTTDAGTWFAPGTRAIWVPAGTVHAHRAHGRLDLHLVGLPATDNPLRLDHPAVLAVSPLLRELILAYTRDPGDDSPERRRLRAVLRDQLRHSPQQPLRLPTPADPRLAAVCALVHADPADVRTLAELGAATGVGERTLSRLFRGEFGMTFPQWRTQSRLYHALRMLADGLPVTTVAHRCGWSSASAFIDVFRRAFGYTPGSHHRHSRDPVN
- a CDS encoding DoxX family protein, whose protein sequence is MSRSERSPLLLAGLLATAGVAHFARPRPFDAIVPRGLPGTPRAWTYASGAAELALAAGLALPRTRKAAALATAAFFVGVFPANVKMAADFRHHPTPQKAAAFGRLPLQVPLVLWARGVARNAGGRS
- a CDS encoding peroxiredoxin, with translation MTARVETGDKAEDFALPDETGTVRSLSELLAEGPVVLFFYPAALTPGCTAQACHFRDLAAEFAAVGARPVGISGDDVERQQEFAGRHGLGMPLLSDADGAVRERFGVKRGFSLAPTKRTTFVIAQDRTVLDVVRSELRMNAHADRALTALRAHRP
- a CDS encoding DNA polymerase ligase N-terminal domain-containing protein, whose protein sequence is MAERDRLRDYRGKRDFERTGEPRGHGGSAGERPRFVVQIHDASTMHFDFRLQVDDVLKSWSVPRGPSADPKDKRLAVPTEDHPLEYEEFEGVIPRGEYGGGTVIVWDHGTYEPLSHDRAGRPVDFAQSLERGHATFRLSGSKLHGEYALTRFRGGRDGEGEQAWLLVKRAEGSARTHGAPDSRRARSAMSGRTLGQVASEAAGD
- a CDS encoding aldo/keto reductase encodes the protein MISIPTYTLNDGTTLPALGLGTWPLGDDEAQQAVLSALEVGYRLIDTATNYRNETGVGRAVASGVVPREEIVVTTKLPGRHHGYEETLASFEESRARLGLEYVDLYLIHWPLPRMDRYVDSWKAMIKLREEGLVRSIGVSNFTAGHIERLEKETGVLPSVNQIELHPMLPQEELRAFHAGKGIVTESWSPLGRGTDLLEDPAVARIAEAHGVSPGQVVLRWHVQLGAVPIPKSANPERQRANIDIFGFELSEDEMRAVADRPRRRLGGDPEVHEEF
- a CDS encoding LacI family DNA-binding transcriptional regulator; this encodes MGSAEEKQATGSGRPTSRDVARLAGVSHTAVSFVFNGRAAGNLSPATQERIRQAATQLGYRPDPVARGLRRSRTAVIGLVTDEIASSPFAGRLLRGAMDTAWASEHLVLTVDSGGDPDKEDAAVAELLDRRVDGIIYAAMSLRSVRVPEGLHRTHSVLANCLPEDDSLPAVIPAERAGGRTAARLLLEQGHRRVALVGGQDDIASAERLRGFRDALRAEGITVPRDWVVRTGGEISGGYEGAARLLDNAPPELRPTGIFAYNDRVAAGVLHAATRLGITVPGDLSVVGYDDQEHMAAHLAPPLTTIALPHRAMGEAAARLLLDSLATGRTPPATVRRLACPVISRASVGPAPIR